TTTTCTTCTTAGTGGCTGTTTTTTTCTTAACTGCTTTTTTCTTGGGTGTTTTAGCCTCTATTAAAGCCTTAGCTTCATCTAAAGTCATTTTAGACACATCGACAGATTTATCTAACTCTACTTTTATTTTCCCTTTTAACACATTGTGTCTTCCCCAACGCGCTTTTTCAACACGAATACCTTCTTCTTCCCAATTATGAATAACTTTATCTATTTCTTTTTGAATTTTAGTTTCAATAAGTTCAATAATATCATTGTCTGATAAGTTATCCCAATCATATTTTTTATTCACATTAATAAACATATTATTCCACTTAATAAAGGGGCCGAAACGTCCTTTACCTTTTTGTACGGGTAATTGTTTATAGGTATAAATAGGAGCATCTGCGGCTTCCTTTTCTTTAATTAACACAATAGCATCATCCAACTCAACACTTAAGGGATCGACACCTTTGGGTAAAGAAACAAAGGAATCACCAAACTTAACATAAGGCCCAAAACGTCCGTTGTTAACTTCCACTTCTTCTCCTTTATAGGTCCCTAGGTTTTTAGGAAGCTGAAATAAATCCATCGCATCTTCATAAGTAATGGTATTTAATTGTTGGTCTGGACTTAAACTAGCGTACTGAGGTTTTTCTTCATCATCAGGTGTGCCTATTTGTACCATAGGGCCAAATTTGCCCAAACGTACACTTACTTGTTTTCCTGTTTTGGGATCGGTTCCTAAAACACGTTCACCAGATTCTCTGTCGGCATTTTCTTGAACATTTTCAACTTGCGGATGAAAATCTTGATAAAAGTCTTTCATCATATTTTTCCAATCAACTTTACCTTCTGCAATACTATCAAAATCTTCTTCAACTTTAGCGGTAAAGTTATAATCTAAAATATACTCAAAATGATTCACTAGAAAATCAGTTACAATCATACCAATATCGGTTGGCACTAACTTTCCTTTATCAGAACCTACTTTTTCAGTAAGTTCTTTATCTTTTACTACACCATTTTTTAGTGTGAGTTGTGCATAATTACGCTCTACACCATCAACGGCACCTTTTTCAACATAATTTCTATTTTGAATGGTTGAAATGGTTGGTGCGTATGTAGACGGACGACCGATACCCAATTCTTCTAATTGCTTCACTAATGACGCCTCTGTGTACCTATAAGGTGGGCGCGTATAACGCTCGGTGGCTGTAATGTAATTATTTAATAAAGTTTCATTGGTTTTCATAGCAGGAAGCATACCTTCTTGCTCAACATCCTCTTCATCAGTGCTTTCCAAGTAGACTTTTAAAAACCCATCAAACGTGATAACTTCTCCATTAGC
The genomic region above belongs to Mariniflexile litorale and contains:
- the topA gene encoding type I DNA topoisomerase produces the protein MAKNLVIVESPAKAKTIEKFLGKDFKVESSFGHIADLPSKELGVDVEGDFKPKYEVSKDKKAVVKKLKDLAKKADMVWLASDEDREGEAIAWHLAETLKLDKDKTKRIVFHEITKTAIQKAIENPRGIDYDLVDAQQARRVLDRIVGYELSPVLWRKVKGGLSAGRVQSVSVRLIVERERDIQNFITEASYRIDAEFSNEEGQTFKAKLPKTFSTKEEAQKFLEKNATANFKVADLEKKPAKKSPAAPFTTSTLQQEASRKLYFSVSKTMTMAQRLYEAGLITYMRTDSVNLSDEARNGAKAEIESAFGNKYSKPRNYKGKAKGAQEAHEAIRPTDFAIHSVDIDRDQARLYDLIWKRAIASQMSEAELERTNVKIAASTHNETFTANGEVITFDGFLKVYLESTDEEDVEQEGMLPAMKTNETLLNNYITATERYTRPPYRYTEASLVKQLEELGIGRPSTYAPTISTIQNRNYVEKGAVDGVERNYAQLTLKNGVVKDKELTEKVGSDKGKLVPTDIGMIVTDFLVNHFEYILDYNFTAKVEEDFDSIAEGKVDWKNMMKDFYQDFHPQVENVQENADRESGERVLGTDPKTGKQVSVRLGKFGPMVQIGTPDDEEKPQYASLSPDQQLNTITYEDAMDLFQLPKNLGTYKGEEVEVNNGRFGPYVKFGDSFVSLPKGVDPLSVELDDAIVLIKEKEAADAPIYTYKQLPVQKGKGRFGPFIKWNNMFINVNKKYDWDNLSDNDIIELIETKIQKEIDKVIHNWEEEGIRVEKARWGRHNVLKGKIKVELDKSVDVSKMTLDEAKALIEAKTPKKKAVKKKTATKKKTVTKKK